The following are encoded together in the Glycine max cultivar Williams 82 chromosome 8, Glycine_max_v4.0, whole genome shotgun sequence genome:
- the LOC100793989 gene encoding NAC domain-containing protein 104, with amino-acid sequence MGDNNVNLPPGFRFYPTDEELVVHFLHRKASLLPCHPDAIPDLEVYPYDPWELDGRALAEGNQWYYYSRRTQNRVTGNGYWKPTGMEEPVVSSTSNKRVGMKKYFVFHVGEAPTAGIKTNWIMQEYRLSDSASSTRSSKRKPQPKIEYNKWVICRVYERNGDDDNGTELSCLDEVFLSLDDDLDEISLPN; translated from the exons ATGGGTGATAACAATGTCAACCTTCCACCCGGGTTTCGATTTTATCCCACAGATGAAGAGCTTGTAGTCCATTTCCTTCACAGAAAGGCATCTCTTTTACCTTGCCACCCAGATGCCATCCCTGATCTTGAAGTCTACCCATATGATCCATGGGAACTTGATG GTAGAGCTTTGGCAGAGGGAAACCAATGGTACTACTACAGCAGAAGGACACAAAATAGGGTCACTGGCAATGGGTATTGGAAACCAACGGGAATGGAAGAACCAGTGGTTTCAAGCACAAGCAACAAAAGGGTTGGCATGAAGAAATATTTTGTGTTCCATGTGGGAGAAGCCCCTACTGCTGGTATCAAAACCAATTGGATAATGCAAGAATATCGTCTATCAGATTCTGCTTCCTCTACCAGATCATCCAAAAGAAAACCACAACCAAAAATA GAATACAATAAATGGGTGATATGTCGTGTTTATGAGCGCAATGGAGACGATGATAATGGAACAGAGCTCTCATGCTTGGATGAAGTATTCTTGTCATTGGATGATGATCTTGATGAAATAAGCTTACCAAATTAA